In one Tessaracoccus palaemonis genomic region, the following are encoded:
- a CDS encoding DUF3846 domain-containing protein, translating to MSITGLILHALDHTPSFVEVPDGDYRAMADVLGCQYIEHVRTRIPGVAMIVDDEGALDENRQLNLGAAFTLYPGRIFGDVLVFSEVDGPEGRDVTTLTPEHMLAVCNRLGVRHVVGLGREFNADEPTEDLGLHRLVERGEA from the coding sequence ATGAGCATCACCGGACTGATCCTCCACGCCCTCGACCATACCCCCAGCTTCGTAGAGGTCCCCGACGGCGACTACCGCGCCATGGCGGACGTCCTCGGCTGCCAGTACATCGAGCACGTCCGCACCCGCATCCCCGGCGTCGCCATGATCGTCGACGATGAGGGCGCGCTCGACGAGAACCGGCAGCTGAACCTGGGCGCCGCGTTCACCCTCTACCCCGGCCGCATCTTCGGCGACGTCCTGGTCTTCTCCGAGGTCGACGGCCCCGAAGGCCGCGACGTCACCACCCTGACCCCCGAGCACATGCTCGCCGTTTGCAACCGCCTCGGCGTCCGCCATGTCGTCGGCCTCGGCCGGGAGTTCAACGCCGACGAGCCCACCGAAGACCTCGGCCTGCACCGCCTCGTTGAGAGGGGTGAAGCATGA